In Microbacterium sp. 1.5R, the following are encoded in one genomic region:
- a CDS encoding glycosyltransferase 87 family protein, giving the protein MSRTTTVRLVALWSAFATVHIAIAVTGWLYPSQPMGDVVLVYEPWSTAALSGGAIVGITESWVYPQLALVPMLLAKVLSAPLIAVVGASEAYLIAWAALVTVLDAIAFAVLLGRASSRPRRAAAWFWVAALLLLGPIAMYRIDAITVPLAVIGGLWLVRRPAAAAALLTIGAWIKIWPAALVLAAVVALVSRMRVLLTAAAVSAVVISLLFLLGADTEIFGFLTEQTGRGLQIEAVAATPFLWLAISGAARIEYSFDILTFQISAQGADAVSAVLTPLMAVLVVVVMVVGGLKAARGASSARLLPPLALSLVTTLIVMNKVGSPQFQTWLIAPVILWFVFDRARAVWPAVLVLALCALTCLVYPLSYDALLRAELQPIVILTARNVLLIVLLAVGIRAVVRVPARNPSTTRE; this is encoded by the coding sequence GTGAGTCGCACCACGACGGTTCGTCTCGTCGCGCTGTGGAGCGCGTTCGCGACCGTGCATATCGCGATCGCGGTCACGGGGTGGCTGTACCCGAGCCAGCCGATGGGCGACGTGGTGCTGGTCTACGAACCCTGGTCGACCGCCGCGCTCTCGGGAGGAGCGATCGTCGGGATCACCGAGTCGTGGGTCTATCCCCAGCTCGCGCTCGTTCCCATGCTGCTCGCCAAGGTCCTGTCGGCCCCGCTCATCGCCGTCGTGGGCGCCTCGGAGGCCTACCTGATCGCGTGGGCTGCGCTTGTGACGGTGCTCGATGCGATCGCCTTCGCGGTGCTTCTCGGCCGCGCATCATCTCGTCCGCGGCGTGCGGCGGCGTGGTTCTGGGTCGCCGCTCTGCTTCTGCTCGGCCCGATCGCGATGTACCGCATCGACGCGATCACCGTGCCTCTGGCGGTGATCGGCGGGCTCTGGCTGGTCCGTCGCCCCGCTGCGGCAGCCGCGCTGCTGACGATCGGCGCCTGGATCAAGATCTGGCCGGCCGCCCTCGTGCTCGCCGCCGTGGTCGCGCTCGTGAGCAGGATGCGCGTCCTGCTCACGGCTGCAGCCGTGTCCGCCGTCGTCATCTCGCTGCTGTTCCTGCTCGGAGCCGACACCGAGATCTTCGGATTCCTGACGGAGCAGACCGGGCGGGGCCTCCAGATCGAAGCCGTCGCGGCGACCCCGTTCCTCTGGCTCGCGATCTCGGGTGCCGCTCGCATCGAGTACAGCTTCGACATCCTGACCTTCCAGATCAGTGCTCAGGGTGCGGACGCGGTCAGTGCGGTGCTCACACCGCTGATGGCGGTCCTCGTGGTCGTCGTGATGGTCGTCGGGGGACTCAAGGCTGCGCGGGGCGCATCGTCGGCGCGGCTGTTGCCTCCTCTCGCGCTGAGTCTCGTCACGACCCTGATCGTGATGAACAAGGTGGGCTCACCGCAGTTCCAGACGTGGCTGATCGCTCCGGTCATCCTGTGGTTCGTCTTCGACCGCGCACGAGCCGTCTGGCCCGCCGTGCTCGTGCTCGCGCTCTGTGCCCTCACGTGCCTGGTCTACCCGCTCAGCTACGACGCGCTGCTGCGCGCGGAGCTGCAGCCCATCGTCATCCTGACCGCGCGGAACGTCCTCCTCATCGTGCTCCTCGCCGTCGGCATCCGCGCCGTCGTCCGTGTGCCCGCCCGCAATCCGTCCACCACCCGGGAGTGA
- a CDS encoding hemolysin family protein has protein sequence MNDWGGLAWLVVLLVANAFFVGAEFAVISARRSQIEPKADRGSRSAKTALYAMEHATLMLATSQLGITICSLLILNVSEPAIHHLLAVPLHAIGWSDGVVDAVSFTIALLIVSFLHVVFGEMVPKNLAFSVPDRAVLILAPPLVLVSKIFMPVIWLLNAAANGVLRLFRVEPKNEAASTFTLDEVATIVDQSRREGVLTDTAGTVAAAVEFTDKKARDVAVPLSDLVTLPQSTTPDDIEKAVARYGFSRYVIVDDEGAPVGYVHLKDILRASDGPGSAAKLVEPLPSKRINHMVPIQEDTDLEDALAVMRRAGRHLAKVRDSQGRTTAVLFLEDILEELVGEVQDATRRIRGH, from the coding sequence ATGAACGACTGGGGAGGACTGGCCTGGCTGGTCGTGCTGCTGGTGGCGAACGCGTTCTTCGTGGGCGCAGAGTTCGCAGTGATCTCCGCGCGTCGATCGCAGATCGAGCCGAAGGCCGACCGCGGGTCGCGCTCGGCCAAGACCGCGCTCTACGCGATGGAGCACGCGACGCTGATGCTCGCGACCTCGCAGCTGGGCATCACCATCTGCTCGCTGCTGATCCTGAACGTCTCAGAGCCCGCCATCCACCATCTGCTCGCCGTGCCGCTGCACGCGATCGGCTGGTCGGACGGCGTCGTCGACGCGGTGTCGTTCACGATCGCCCTGCTCATCGTGTCGTTCCTTCACGTCGTGTTCGGTGAGATGGTGCCGAAGAACCTCGCGTTCTCGGTGCCGGATCGCGCGGTGCTCATCCTCGCGCCGCCGCTCGTGTTGGTGTCCAAGATCTTCATGCCGGTGATCTGGCTGCTGAACGCGGCCGCCAACGGCGTGCTGCGGCTGTTCCGGGTCGAGCCCAAGAACGAGGCGGCGTCGACGTTCACACTCGACGAGGTCGCGACGATCGTCGACCAGTCACGGCGCGAGGGCGTGCTCACCGACACGGCGGGCACGGTCGCGGCCGCCGTGGAGTTCACCGACAAGAAGGCTCGCGACGTGGCTGTTCCGCTCAGCGATCTCGTGACCCTTCCTCAGTCCACGACGCCCGACGACATCGAGAAGGCCGTCGCCCGGTACGGATTCTCGCGCTACGTGATCGTCGACGACGAGGGTGCGCCGGTCGGGTACGTCCACCTGAAGGACATCCTGCGGGCGTCGGACGGGCCGGGCTCTGCCGCGAAGCTGGTCGAGCCGCTGCCCTCGAAGCGCATCAACCACATGGTGCCGATCCAGGAGGACACGGATCTGGAAGACGCACTCGCGGTGATGCGCCGAGCGGGTCGACACCTGGCGAAGGTGCGCGACTCCCAGGGGCGCACGACCGCCGTGCTCTTCCTGGAGGACATCCTCGAGGAGCTCGTGGGCGAGGTGCAGGACGCGACCCGTCGCATCCGCGGCCACTGA
- a CDS encoding NAD(P)H-hydrate dehydratase, whose amino-acid sequence MPDARDWSRDDTARLLRVPGADDDKYSRGVVGLRTGSSDYPGAAVLGVEAAWRAGAGFVRYIGEGRAADAVIARRPETVVSPRAAGARVGAWVIGSGTNAASRTSDEERELRDLLDGSVPVVVDAGALDLAPGSRAPLVLTPHRREFERLQTQLGFAGDDDRATAVARVASEIDATVLLKGAQTLIADPDGGVIRVEAGTGWLATAGTGDVLGGVLGALLAGEVDASTAEIAAAAAWLHGHAGRIAAGIGAIGGAQGHPIVALDVAEALPRAIADVIA is encoded by the coding sequence ATGCCCGACGCACGCGATTGGTCCCGCGACGACACCGCCCGCCTCCTGCGCGTGCCGGGCGCGGATGACGACAAGTACTCCCGCGGGGTCGTGGGCCTGCGCACCGGGTCTTCCGACTACCCCGGCGCAGCCGTGCTCGGCGTGGAAGCGGCGTGGCGTGCCGGAGCAGGATTCGTCCGGTATATCGGTGAGGGACGAGCGGCGGATGCCGTGATCGCTCGCCGCCCCGAGACGGTGGTCAGCCCGCGGGCCGCCGGCGCACGCGTCGGCGCCTGGGTCATCGGATCGGGGACGAACGCCGCGAGCAGGACCTCCGACGAGGAACGCGAGCTCCGCGACCTGCTCGACGGCTCCGTCCCGGTGGTCGTCGACGCGGGGGCACTGGATCTCGCGCCCGGGAGCCGCGCGCCGCTCGTGCTGACGCCGCATCGACGCGAGTTCGAGCGGCTGCAGACTCAGCTCGGCTTCGCCGGTGACGATGATCGGGCGACCGCGGTCGCCCGCGTGGCGAGCGAGATCGACGCGACCGTGCTGCTGAAGGGCGCGCAGACGCTGATCGCAGACCCCGACGGCGGCGTCATCCGAGTGGAGGCAGGCACCGGCTGGCTGGCGACGGCCGGCACCGGTGATGTCCTCGGGGGTGTTCTCGGAGCGCTGCTCGCGGGCGAGGTCGACGCATCGACTGCGGAGATCGCGGCCGCCGCCGCCTGGCTGCACGGTCACGCCGGGCGCATCGCTGCGGGCATCGGCGCAATCGGCGGCGCGCAGGGGCATCCGATCGTCGCCCTGGATGTCGCGGAGGCTCTTCCTCGCGCGATCGCGGACGTCATCGCGTGA
- a CDS encoding hemolysin family protein, producing MDYILLGVGLLLTVGTGLFVASEFALVNLDRADLEARQARGESRLSLTISALKHTSTHLSSAQLGITLTTLLTGYTMEPALSNLLGPTLVAWSIPDAAVGPIATIVAMLVATVLSMILGELVPKNFALALPLATAKLVIPFQVAFTTVFKPAVVVLNGSANGVLRSIGIEPKEELSGARSAEELSSLVRRSASAGLLEADTASLLDRTLTFSRLTAADVMTARPSMHALAVGDSADDVIQLARRTGHSRFPVYDDDLDDITGVVHLKAAISVPRERRGEVPVGALSTDPLRVPETVHVDALISELRARGYQLAVVVDEYGGTAGLVTLEDLVEELVGEVSDEHDRTRAGVVRNRDGITFPGELRPDELRRRAGVEVPEGDVYDTVGGYVMSVLERVPSVGDEVALDTGTLQVVRMDGRRVDRIRYVPSPDLPGEVVGR from the coding sequence ATGGACTACATCCTCTTGGGCGTGGGGCTTCTGCTCACTGTGGGCACGGGGCTGTTCGTCGCGAGCGAGTTCGCGCTGGTCAATCTCGACCGTGCCGACCTCGAAGCCCGCCAGGCCCGGGGCGAGTCCCGCCTGTCGCTGACGATCAGCGCACTCAAGCACACCTCGACCCACCTGTCGTCCGCCCAGCTCGGCATCACCCTGACGACGCTGCTGACCGGGTACACGATGGAGCCGGCGCTCTCGAACCTCCTCGGTCCGACGCTCGTCGCGTGGAGCATCCCCGACGCGGCCGTCGGCCCGATCGCCACCATCGTCGCCATGCTGGTCGCCACGGTGCTGTCGATGATCCTCGGCGAGCTCGTTCCGAAGAACTTCGCTCTCGCCCTGCCGCTCGCGACTGCGAAGCTCGTCATCCCGTTCCAGGTCGCCTTCACCACCGTCTTCAAGCCCGCCGTCGTCGTGCTCAACGGCAGCGCGAACGGGGTCCTGCGGAGCATCGGCATCGAGCCGAAGGAGGAGCTCTCGGGCGCCCGCAGCGCAGAAGAGCTCTCCTCTCTCGTGCGTCGTTCGGCGAGCGCCGGGCTGCTCGAAGCCGACACCGCCAGCCTGCTCGACCGCACCCTGACGTTCTCGCGATTGACGGCCGCCGATGTGATGACGGCTCGGCCGAGCATGCATGCGCTCGCCGTCGGAGACTCGGCGGACGACGTCATCCAGCTCGCTCGCCGGACGGGGCACAGTCGCTTCCCGGTGTACGACGACGATCTCGACGACATCACGGGTGTCGTGCACCTCAAGGCCGCGATCTCCGTGCCGCGCGAGCGACGCGGCGAGGTCCCTGTCGGCGCGCTCTCGACCGATCCGCTGCGCGTGCCGGAGACCGTGCACGTCGATGCGCTCATCTCTGAGCTCAGAGCCCGCGGATATCAGCTGGCGGTGGTCGTCGACGAGTACGGCGGAACTGCCGGTCTCGTCACGCTGGAGGACCTCGTGGAGGAACTCGTTGGCGAGGTCTCCGACGAGCACGACCGCACGCGCGCCGGTGTCGTCCGCAATCGGGACGGCATCACGTTCCCCGGGGAGCTGCGGCCCGACGAGCTGCGCCGCAGAGCGGGCGTGGAGGTTCCCGAGGGAGATGTGTACGACACCGTGGGCGGGTACGTCATGAGCGTCCTCGAGCGCGTGCCGTCGGTGGGCGACGAGGTCGCCCTCGACACGGGCACGCTCCAGGTCGTCCGGATGGACGGTCGCCGCGTCGATCGGATCCGCTACGTTCCGAGTCCGGATCTGCCGGGAGAGGTGGTCGGACGATGA
- a CDS encoding NADH:flavin oxidoreductase/NADH oxidase yields MSILFSPLSIRSSTFRNRLWVSPMCMYSAVEGVVQEWHHTHLAQFASGGAGLIVAEATAVVPEGRISPRDAGLWNDEQRDAWAPIVEAIHSRGAAAGIQLAHAGRKASTWWPWADERGSVPETDGGWTTTAPSAIAFEGFAAPVALDAAGIDAVVAGFAAATRRALDAGFDVLEVHGAHGYLLHQFLSPLSNLRDDEYGGSLENRARLLLRVVDAIREVAGDDVPVFVRISATDHAEGGFTPEEAATVSTWATEHGADLIDVSSGGLVAHQQISVFPGYQVPLAESVRQGGRIPVSAVGLITAAEQAEQVLADGAADAIFAGREWLRDPHFALRAAHELGADITWPPQYERAHWR; encoded by the coding sequence GTGAGCATTCTCTTCTCTCCCCTGAGCATCCGTTCCTCCACTTTCCGCAACCGGCTCTGGGTGTCCCCCATGTGCATGTACAGCGCGGTGGAGGGCGTCGTGCAGGAGTGGCACCACACTCACCTCGCGCAGTTCGCCTCCGGCGGCGCGGGTCTGATCGTCGCCGAGGCGACCGCTGTCGTGCCGGAAGGTCGCATCTCACCGCGAGACGCCGGGCTCTGGAACGACGAGCAGCGCGACGCCTGGGCGCCGATCGTCGAGGCGATCCACTCGCGCGGTGCCGCTGCGGGCATCCAATTGGCGCACGCCGGCCGCAAGGCGTCGACCTGGTGGCCCTGGGCCGACGAGCGCGGATCCGTGCCCGAGACCGACGGCGGATGGACGACCACGGCCCCGTCCGCGATCGCCTTCGAGGGCTTCGCCGCACCGGTCGCACTCGATGCGGCCGGCATCGACGCCGTCGTGGCGGGATTCGCCGCCGCCACTCGACGGGCGCTCGACGCCGGCTTCGACGTGCTCGAGGTCCACGGCGCACACGGATACCTGCTGCACCAGTTCCTCTCTCCTCTGTCGAACCTGCGGGACGACGAGTACGGCGGATCGCTCGAGAACCGGGCTCGGCTGCTCCTCCGGGTGGTCGACGCGATCCGCGAGGTCGCCGGTGACGATGTGCCGGTGTTCGTTCGCATCTCGGCGACCGATCACGCCGAGGGCGGGTTCACGCCCGAGGAGGCGGCGACGGTGAGCACCTGGGCCACCGAGCACGGGGCCGATCTCATCGACGTCTCCAGCGGCGGGCTCGTCGCGCATCAGCAGATCAGCGTGTTCCCCGGATACCAGGTGCCGCTGGCCGAGTCGGTACGCCAGGGCGGACGCATCCCGGTGTCCGCCGTGGGCCTGATCACCGCTGCCGAACAGGCCGAGCAGGTGCTCGCCGACGGGGCCGCCGACGCGATCTTCGCCGGCCGGGAGTGGCTGCGCGACCCGCACTTCGCGCTCCGCGCCGCGCACGAACTCGGCGCGGACATCACCTGGCCGCCGCAGTACGAGCGCGCGCACTGGCGCTGA
- a CDS encoding thiamine-binding protein — protein sequence MLIAFSVAPSGTPSDGSERSDASVHDAVAAAVRVVRESGLPHRTTSMFTEIEGPDWDSVMDVVKRATEAVMPFGSRVSLVLKADIRPGYAGELDAKIERLEAAVDDSDTP from the coding sequence ATGTTGATCGCCTTCTCCGTCGCGCCGAGCGGCACACCCTCCGACGGATCGGAGCGCTCAGACGCGTCGGTCCACGACGCGGTCGCCGCCGCCGTGCGGGTCGTGCGCGAGTCGGGACTGCCGCACCGCACGACCAGCATGTTCACCGAGATCGAAGGACCGGACTGGGACTCGGTGATGGACGTCGTCAAGCGCGCGACCGAGGCCGTGATGCCGTTCGGGTCGCGGGTCTCGCTGGTGCTCAAGGCTGACATCCGACCCGGGTACGCGGGGGAGCTCGATGCGAAGATCGAGCGGCTCGAAGCGGCGGTCGACGACTCGGACACCCCGTAG